One region of Passer domesticus isolate bPasDom1 chromosome 19, bPasDom1.hap1, whole genome shotgun sequence genomic DNA includes:
- the LOC135283623 gene encoding myeloperoxidase-like, with translation MLHFSLGKNPRMTLLGSLITLCAVGAMGSSGNKVSEVLSDSSLLSIITEARQLVDTAYLQARKSLKRKSEEKIVNPMDFLKHLKDPIGRTRSAVRAADYLETTLKLLKRKLHLSGEQSFNVTDLLSRRQKEMISKGTGCDYQTRSIKCPERDFYRTITGECNNRNHSHLGSSNRAFARWLPAVYEDGMSVPRGASEGKRYNGFPLPLVRKVSNEIAHTANKNVTADQQLSLVFMHWGQWVNHDIDLAPASGEGASLELQCHTSCAFKPPCFPIKFPPDDPRVRNSDTCMPFVQSASACSPGTSRREQLNAATSFIDASTVYGSDRALARSLRNLTNQLGLMAVNQDFLDAGLELLPFENTTHSVCVLTNRSANIPCFKAGDKRVTENLGLSAMHTLFVREHNRLATELRKLNPHWDGEKLYQESRKIVIAINQIITYRDYLPLLLAEETSKWIPLYSGYNEKVDPRASNVFSLAFRFGHTSVQPFVSRLNESFQPLCSSSHVPLHLTFCAPWRIIMEGGIDPLIRGMIVDHAKLMKQNQLLIEELQNHLFEQTEVMGLDLGAMNMQRGRDHGLPGYNAWRGFCGLSQPQTVEDLSDVLGNPKLAKKFMNVYGTPYNIDLWIGAVAEPVVPQGRVGPLLSCIIGTQFRNLRDGDRFWWENPGVFTPQQLQALRKISVSRVICDNTHIKKIPRDVFKINTYPEDFTDCQDIDLLDLSSWKDEPESATKVSNPTHQTSVGNP, from the exons AGGTCTCAGAGGTGCTGTCAGATTCATCTCTCCTAAGCATCATTACTGAGGCCAGGCAGTTGGTAGACACTGCATATTTACAGGCCCGAAAAAG CTTAAAGAGAAAATCGGAGGAAAAGATTGTTAACCCGATGGATTTCCTGAAGCACCTAAAGGACCCCATAGGAAGAACCAGATCTGCAGTCCGTGCTGCTGATTACTTGGAAACTACTTTGAAACTCCTCAAAAGGAAGCTGCATCTCTCTGGGGAACAGAGTTTCAATGTCACAG ACCTGCTAAGCAGGAGACAGAAGGAGATGATTTCCAAGGGCACTGGCTGTGACTATCAGACTCGTTCAATTAAATGCCCAGAGAGAGACTTTTACCGGACCATTACTGGGGAGTGCAACAACAG AAATCACTCCCACCTGGGGTCCTCTAACCGTGCCTTTGCACGCTGGCTCCCAGCTGTATATGAAGATGGAATGTCTGTTCCCAGAGGAGCAAGTGAAGGAAAGCGCTACAATGgattcccactcccactg GTTCGAAAAGTATCCAATGAGATTGCTCACACAGCCAACAAGAATGTCACTGCAGATCAGCAGCTCTCGCTGGTCTTCATGCACTGGGGCCAGTGGGTGAACCACGACATAGACTTGGCCCCTGCCAGTGGGGaaggagccagcctggagctccagtGCCACACCAGCTGTGCCTTCAAGCCCCCCTGCTTCCCTATTAAG TTCCCCCCTGACGACCCGCGGGTGCGGAACTCCGACACCTGCATGCCGTTCGTGCAGTCAGCCTCGGCGTGCAGCCCCGGGACCTCCCGGCGGGAGCAGCTCAACGCCGCCACGTCCTTCATTGACGCCAGCACCGTGTACGGCAGCGACCGCGCCCTGGCCAGGAGCCTGAGAAACCTCACCAACCAGCTGGGCTTGATGGCCGTGAACCAGGACTTCTTGGACGCGGGGCTGGAATTGCTGCCCTTCGAGAACACGACACACAGTGTTTGTGTTCTCACCAACAGGAGTGCCAACATCCCCTGTTTTAAAGCAG gtGACAAACGGGTGACAGAAAACCTGGGACTCTCTGCAATGCACACTCTCTTTGTCCGAGAGCACAATCGCCTGGCTACTGAGCTGAGGAAATTAAATCCCCACTGGGATGGGGAAAAGCTTTACCAGGAGAGTCGAAAGATTGTGATTGCCATAAACCAG ATCATAACATACAGAGATTACCTCCCACTCCTGCTGGCTGAGGAGACCAGCAAGTGGATCCCTTTGTACAGTGGTTACAATGAAAAGGTGGATCCAAGGGCCTCAAATGTTTTCTCCCTGGCTTTCCGATTCGGCCACACATCAGTGCAGCCTTTTGTGTCCCGTTTGAATGAGAGCTTTCAGCCTTTGTGTTCCTCCTCTCATGTCCCTCTGCATCTGACCTTTTGCGCTCCATGGAGAATTATAATGGAAG GAGGCATCGACCCCCTGATCCGGGGCATGATTGTGGATCATGCAAAACTCATGAAACAGAACCAGCTGCTCATTGAGGAGCTCCAGAACCACCTCTTTGAACAGACAGAGGTGATGGGTCTGGATCTAGGAGCCATGAACATGCAACGAGGAAGAGACCATGGCCTTCCAG GTTACAATGCCTGGAGGGGCTTCTGTGGGCTCTCCCAACCCCAGACTGTAGAAGATTTATCTGATGTGCTGGGCAATCCCAAACTGGCCAAGAAGTTCATGAATGTGTATGGGACACCGTACAATATTGACCTCTGGATTGGGGCAGTTGCAGAGCCTGTGGTTCCCCAGGGCAGAGTCGGGCCCCTCCTCTCCTGCATTATTGGCACCCAGTTCAGGAACCTACGTGatggggacag ATTCTGGTGGGAAAACCCGGGAGTTTTCACTCCACAACAGTTGCAAGCATTGAGAAAAATCTCAGTGTCAAGGGTGATCTGTGACAATACTCATATCAAAAAGATACCCAGGGATGTGTTCAAGATCAACACTTATCCTGAGGACTTCACTGATTGCCAAGATATTGACTTGCTTGACCTCTCATCCTGGAAAGATGAGCCTGAGAGTGCCACAAAAG TTTCTAATCCTACTCATCAGACCAGCGTTGGAAACCCCTAA